A stretch of DNA from Magnetovibrio sp. PR-2:
CTTGATCAACCAGGAAGAAGAACAACGCCGCCAAGATCGCCATCACAAACACAGTTGCGGTGGAAATCGTGGTTTCTTTACGGGTTGGCCAGGTCACCTTCGAGGTTTCCGAGCGCACTTCCTGTACAAATTTTGCCGGCGTGGTTTTCGCCATAATTCCGTTCTTTCTTTATCTCATTGCCACCTTTTTAAGGATGGCAG
This window harbors:
- the secE gene encoding preprotein translocase subunit SecE, whose protein sequence is MAKTTPAKFVQEVRSETSKVTWPTRKETTISTATVFVMAILAALFFFLVDQVLSWGVRFVLGLGA